Below is a genomic region from Lepus europaeus isolate LE1 unplaced genomic scaffold, mLepTim1.pri SCAFFOLD_153, whole genome shotgun sequence.
CACCCTATGtcctgatgaccccgtatttgtgcttgctcaagtactttgttcctttaccctggaaaaaccctatACCTTGTGatgttttgtaatgctgtggagatatgctaatgttgtggttttaagccttaaatactctgggcAATTGATggtcggggtcgttctctctgcactgctttgtagtgttactgagagacgacccatttgcaaatgaaataaactttcctcatgctctttgcatcgattggagtggaattcgtgcttctgggggtctctctctataggacaccactttttagggtcctacattgggggctcgtccgggattcgagaccccagacccacgctccattttccaatcggaggtaagtctttgctgttttaagtatttttgtgtgttttgttaatttttttagtattttatttttcccggggcgcttgacgtaccggaggtttatgttttagctgttttcccggggcgcttgacgtaccggaggtttatgttttactgaaattgtgcctgtacgggacctgtatctgaaaagagccagtagtaggcaagacagacgtgtcaagacccctggctcaggccctggaggacgctccagtggcggtattctgggggagcctggcgggtggcagccgcttcgctcccatcgcTCTCACCACTTGGTGGGGAAAAGCTTccctggggagcctggcgggcggcagccgcttcgctcccatcggaagttctggttagggaaaggttttcttccccgggagaagggctggtggcagcagccactcccgtcggaagttttggtttcagttttgtcttggttttgcgcgcagtgtctttgtgagttttgtggttgttttctgtgttttaatatatcttccttatttgcctttcccctccaacatgggacaggaattaactgcacctttgagtcttactttaggtCATTGAAGAGAGGTCcaggagcgggcccaaaacttgtctataagagtgcagaagaagaactggacaagtttctgtacatccgagtggccagccttaaacatcgggtggccacgggatgggacttttaactctcgaattatcttacaggtgaagagccaggtctgcaggggaggtaaagaagggcgcccgaatcaagtgccctacatctttgtgtgggaggacctggcgaaaaaccccccagactgggtaaaacctttcctcctttccaacagggcggtggcagagctcgatcctactatacccaccaccgccctgaggatgaagcccagttctgagttatcagcagttgccctgggggtggcgtcgagccccaaaccccctccgatcctacccgcaacacccctagtatTGGAAATTGCAGACCAGGGCAAATACCTCAACCCTCTATCCAttacaggaattggacaccctcaaacctgagaaACCCTTaactcctccaggcaggcaggaagatcTTTTTAATATTCCACCACCTTATTCCCCCCGCCTCCTTAGGAGGGCACCTTATATCCCCTGTTTCCCAAGAAGGCCCGcagtgccctttttggaaaccagaagagaaatggaggagaaAGAATCCGATGAAATAAaggaggaaggacccccggcccgttctagctggccgtcctcctcctccatataactgggatcacaagccctgataggacttgcagggcctgttttactatcATTAATTTTGCTACACTTAAATGGAACTTTGTAggagactcagtctctactgccagactctcctgaggagtttagctgaaggggttaaagttatttagttaaaaaagggaagtttaaaatgggctaagaaagaggaactaactaggatcctggccaccacagttaaaagaaagcaaaagtaaggGAAAATTaggataggcagggaccccggagactggcaaaagcacagagaagtgcccaaaaggacaagtccccctaaggtccgactaacaacgagaatctagtggtgtacgactgccacacgagactgaactgaccgaaacggcccctgcaagacgacaagagaaaagacgacagcagcggagtggtgagactgggcgacagcggcccctcggcccctcccttgTTGGGATAGTGTTGAGGATGCGGGCTCTGCCCAGGTTCCCGTAGATAATGCTCCATCACCCCCTGCGGTGTCTGGGAGGGGCCCACGCGATATCCCCCTAGCGTCTGGAGGTCAACGGAGATAACAGTGGGAGACGGCCGAACGAGGacagtggtctgggtttccaccttcaacccccccccccgaggactctgctcggcaggcagggctgatcgctatggaccatgcactccgtgcagctaagaaaaaggagcaggtggcaatgcacaagaacagcaggtacgctctcgccactatccacggggaactcaaaatggacagaggctttatcgaccaagaagaaaaattgcgccaatgtttccctgaattggactaccaaaggtactgggttcagacaccgggccggctttcgtctccagggtaagtcagatggtggcacaggtatAGGAAATAAATGCTACAtagtgtttatagggtaagtcagatggtggtggcggtagccaaggtactggggatatagttaggtaaaacgtatgattaatggtggagactggcactggagactgggtcaaattgctgctgcacatttttataatgctacatatcctttatatgctgctacccttttgcaacttccctatcctgccaggctctgcttagatgtctgccttttagggctttaaaggcttcctgaagaagcagtccctggctctgctctccgagcagcagaagatgagtgactgcgagtttgcctatgtacaCATGCTGGCTCaggactatttgctgtatatcctgaagatgccgcagcctggactgggattgagcaagacgtccagggtgctgcagaacgtcaccttctccatccagcaagaagtggaagaggctctgcaACCGTACCTGCACAATGTGCCTGTCGCGTCCGTCGAGACTGCCAGAACGATTTTCAACCAAGTGATGGAAAAAGAGTTTGAGGACGGTGTCATCAACTGGGGTAGGATTGTGACTATATTCGCATTCGAAGGGGTCTTGGCCAAGAAGCTCCTCCGGGAGCAGGCTGCTCCGGATGTGGACACTTTTAAGCCCATCCCTTATTTTGTGGCTGAGTTCATAACGAGGAGGATGGGAGAATGGATAAGGCAAAACGGAGGCTGGGAAAATGGATTTGTAAAAAAgtttatacataattctggtgaaaaaatttttctggaagttaccgAACAGATCTGtgtgatattgtcattgctaaaaaagaagtattgctgacccttagtaatgttattttaatttttaccctgcataatgaataggcttctttagtttattaaaagtaaaattgtttatcacccacgccttggtcctgacccagcagtgccaaagtttaaaaatgaaggacatgaaagaaaagagtattgttggtaagaagggctaaagaaaaaaagagctttttatataagaaaaggacatggtttgtaagaatgactttatccggatggctagtttaataaaaatggtaaaatgtttaaagaaagtcgaagagggtgtgtgaaagtcacaaaaagtatttgggtcaattcagctgaacaggcaccaggtatcaacccaaatttgtatgacttcttcagggatgtgttttctgtttttgtctctgttgtattttctgtttttgaattctgatgcctttttgtaactttttctatCCTGCGGGACATGCTTCCCCTACCCTGTAGACTTGCATCTGTCTGGCAGCGGATTTGGTGGGCGCATGGGGAGGCGGCCGGCTGCCgcctatcagggagctggagcaggagcggcaGCAGCTGATCCTTGTGCTGAACCGGCGCCGCCCCACCTGCATTGTCCGCACCGACAGCGTCCCTGGCTGTGCGGCTAGGCACAGGGGACTGCCCCTTGGACCTAATATTAATGGCTGTGGTGCATATTACTAATATAATATTAAATGGTATAACTCATCCCCATGATTgcacttaaattttaagattaaaatttgacaaaaagaaaaggggggaatgaaagcATTAGGGGAATAAAGGAATTAGGCGGGCTAGgtttaaaatgaagttgcttgtgagctaactgcatactgttttgcttctgtgcaaaatagctGAGCTTGCTAAAtactttcatgagataattgaactttagttgaacctgtagcatgtgataattagtttaggagctatgttaagttttgggaaccataaaagcagaagttgaccGAAAATGTACCCACCCTATGtcctgatgaccccgtatttgtgcttgctcaagtactttgttcctttaccctggaaaaaccctatACATTGTGatgttttgtaatgctgtggagatatgctaatgttgtggttttaagccttaaatactctgggcAATTGATggtcggggtcgttctctctgcactgctttgtagtgttactgagagacgacccatttgcaaatgaaataaactttcctcatgctctttgcatcgattggagtggaattcgtgcttctgggggtctctctctataggacaccaatttttagggtcctacacagtcatatccggaaaaactggtgtggaattcgtatgcaatggaccgagacaatcacagataaaatggttttggagaaatgcaaagtcttttcgttaggcaagtgcataaaatgtcatctatacaaacagaaatatcatgtttgtttgtcgcagttcctctagctttctccctagaaaatacgaatgtgtagagctggtgtctccatgtggatccaattagtgtttcaagcacaaaattaaatgttcccttataaaaaaacaatcaaaacaataaagtccgttgatagtgtccggaaaacacaaacacagaggctgtagcaatatctgggattgaggttagccagaagaaacccagatatttccagtttcatgctgtcatatccagaaaaactggtgtggaattcgtatgcaatggaccgagaaagtcacagataaaatggttttggagaaaagcaaagtcttttcgttaggcaagtgaataaaatgtcatcgataataaaagaaatatcatttttgtggccacaattcctctggctttctccttagaaaatatgaatatgtagagctggtgtccccatgtggatccaattagtgtttctatggtacaaaattaaatgttccctgataaaaacattcaaaacaataaagtccgtcgataatatccggaaaacacaaacacagaggctgtagcaatatctggcattgagttagccaaaacacaaccggatatttctggtttcatccagtcatatctggagaaactggtgtggaatttgtatgcaatggacacagaaaatcacagcaaaatggtttggggaaaagcaaagtcttttcgataggcaagtgcataaaatgtcatctatacaaacagaaatatcatgtttgtttgccgcagttcctctagctttctccctagaaaatacaaatgtgtagagctggtgtccccatgtggaaccaattagtgtttctacggtagaaaatgaaatgttccc
It encodes:
- the LOC133754540 gene encoding bcl-2-related protein A1-like, whose protein sequence is MSDCEFAYVHMLAQDYLLYILKMPQPGLGLSKTSRVLQNVTFSIQQEVEEALQPYLHNVPVASVETARTIFNQVMEKEFEDGVINWGRIVTIFAFEGVLAKKLLREQAAPDVDTFKPIPYFVAEFITRRMGEWIRQNGGWENGFVKKFIHNSGEKIFLEVTEQICVILSLLKKKYC